A region of the Bacillus sp. NP247 genome:
ATTTTCATATTTTAACGTGCTGGATATGCCTTAGAACCCAAATAACGTTCTTTTATAAGTTGACAATGATGAAGCTCATGACCAGCAATTATGTTTGTTAATGCAAGAACCGTGACTTCAGAATTGTTCGCAATTCCCCATTGTAACCAAGCTTCTTTATCTAAACTTTTAAGCAAATGTATAGTAGATTGGCGAACAACTGTTAAATTCTCAAGAAGATCTTGCATAGATTGCTTATCAAAAGCTGCTCTAAGAACATACATATCATCGTTATATCCAGGAAGTTCTGCTGTCTCGCCTCTTGCTATGGAAAGCAATCGATACACCATAATACGTTCAGTATCCGCAATATGACCGATTACTTCTTTTATACTCCATTTATTAGGAGCATATCTAAAATGTCCCTCACTATCAGAAATATCCTTCAATAAAAGATTTGTTTCTTTCATTTGTTTCTCTAAAATATGTATGATATCTCCATCTGGTATTAAGCTTATGTACGTTGAATAATACGGGTTATATTCATTTGCTTCTGGTCTCTTTTGCACGCTTATCATCCTTTTTATTTTATCCTTATATACAACTTATCATAATTATTATCATATTAATCAAAAAAATTTAATTTTAAAACAAAAGATCTCCACTCTATAGGATTACATTAACAAAATGACTCATTCCCCAGCATCCAACTAAACCACTTTCCATGCCCTTCCGTTTCCCCAACCGTTTCACAATATTCGTTTCCGTTAATATAATAATCAATATGAAGGTCCCGGTCCCACATGTTGTTATATAGGTGGAATACATCACGTTTTGCACCAATTTCTTTAATTTGTTTTTCTAGCGTATGTTTCACACCTTCTGGTATTTGATTCGCTACATGTGTATGGAAAATACAAATCACTGCATCTTCCCTTATTTGATCTACAATGGATGGTAGAAGCACTACACCATCACCTTCAATTAATTGCACTGATTGTTCTTTTACAAGTTCTGCTGCTTGATCGAATAGTACCAGTCTTTCTTTATGTTCTGGCCAAATAAGCGCTCGTAACCATAAATAGGCTTCGTCATCATTTAAATCGTTCACGTGTAAATCTAGTCCGATTCTTTCTAAGACAGGTGGACTTTGTTTTAGCAAATACGGCATATTATCCCCTCTTATTTCAGAGGTTAAATGAACATTCGATTGTGTATTTCCATACACTTCTTCCATTCCATATGAGTAACGATATTGATCCCAAAATAGTTGTAATCCCGCACTTGTACCAATTTCTATTAACGCTAACGGTTTGTTCACTTTATTAAATATGTAACAGAAACTTGGATATAAATAGGCACATCGCCTTACTTCATTCGTTTGAACGAGTTTCGTTTGTAATAAAGAGATAATTTCTTCTCGATATTCATGGCAAAAATCTTTAAATTGATGAAAGGCATGTTCAAAATTTGTATCAGCATTTTCAACTAAACTACGATAATACCTTTTTAAAGTATGTTTTTTTCCTTTTAACAATAAATAGTGTACTGCACCTAATAATAAGTTTGGAATTGGTTGACCAGGTTGTGCATAGGAAGCTAACGTAAGAACTTCCTCATCTTCAGAAATTTTTATTGCTAAATACTCGTATAAATCACTTGATCCTTTACATTCATTCACAGAAAAATTTCGAAATAAGTTTACGATTTGTTCTCGTGTAAGCATTGGTATCCCTCCTGTTTTATTTTCAGAATAATCTTACCACTAATTTTTAATTTACTCTATTTTTACAAATTTCCAAAGATAAAATAGAGTAATAAAAATATTAGTAAGTTTTTTCGGGATAACATCAAACTGGAATTCTTCTCCAAATCCCGCTTTACTACTATGCTTTTTACCCTTATGACAGAAGAATTCTATGAAATAAAACGTTAAATAGTTTAAAATTATCAGATAACACTAGATATTTTAGTCTATTAATTATTATAATAGACTATGAGATGGTTATATAATTGAGACAAAAAAGGTAAATACCTAGGTGGGGCCTAGGCGGTGTTTTCTTTTTACGGCTTAGATATTAAAACACCTACTCTTTTTTGCCAATATAGGGGATGGAGAGATTATCATGAGCAACATGCAGCAAAAAACAGACGTTATCTTAATTGGCGCTGGAATTATGAGCGCAACGTTAGGATCATTACTTAAAGAATTGGCACCTGAATGGGAAATTAAAGTATTTGAAAAACTCGCTAATGCCGGAGAAGAAAGTTCTAACGAATGGAATAATGCTGGTACAGGACATTCTGCGCTATGTGAGCTTAACTATACATCCGAAAAATCTGACGGGTCTATAGATATTGGTAAAGCTGTAAAAGTAAATGAGCAATTTCAACTTTCAAGACAATTTTGGGCGTATCTTGTAAAGAGAAACTTAATTCGTAATCCACAAGATTTTATTATGCCACTACCTCATATGAGTTTGGTGCAAGGGGAAAAAAATGTAGAGTTTCTAAAAAACCGTTTTGAAGCGCTTTCAAAAAATCCGCTATTCCAAGGAATGGAATTTTCTGATGCTCCTGATACATTAAAAAAATGGCTTCCACTCATTATGGAAGGCCGTACCTCTAATGAACCGGTGGCTGCAACGAAAATTGATTCTGGAACAGATGTTAACTTTGGTGCGTTAACACGCATGTTGTTTGATTACTTAAAAACTAAAAATGTCGAACTAAACTACAAACACAGTGTTGAAAATATTAAACGTGCGAAGAACGGTTTGTGGGAAGTGAAAGTACACGATATGAATAGTGGTAAAATCGAACACCATACTGCAAAGTTCGTCTTTATCGGCGGCGGTGGCGGTAGTCTACCTCTACTTCAGAAGACTGGTATTCCTGAATCAAAACATATTGGAGGATTCCCAGTAAGTGGACTATTTATGGTATGTAAAAACCAACAAGTTATAGAGCAGCATCATGCAAAAGTATACGGAAAAGCTAAAGTTGGTGCTCCGCCAATGTCTGTACCTCACCTTGATACAAGATATATAGACAACAAAAAAGCTTTACTGTTTGGACCATTTGCAGGCTTCTCACCTAAATTCTTAAAAACTGGCTCAAACCTTGATTTAATTGGTTCTGTAAAACCAAATAACGTCTTAACGATGTTAGCAGCCGGTGTAAAAGAAATGGGATTAACAAAATACTTAATCCAACAAGTTATGTTATCACACGAAAAGCGTATGGAAGAATTACGTGAGTTTATTCCGAACGCTAAAAGTGAAGATTGGGATACTGTCGTTGCTGGACAACGTGTGCAAGTAATTAAAGATACTGATGCAGGTGGTAAAGGCACACTTCAATTTGGTACAGAAGTTGTTAGTGCAAATGACGGATCAATCGCTGCGTTACTTGGTGCTTCTCCAGGTGCTTCTACTGCTGTTCACGTTATGCTTGAAGTATTAGAAAAATGCTTCCCAGAACGTATACTAGAATGGGAGCCAAAGATAAAAGAAATGGTCCCTTCTTACGGCGTGTCACTTACGGAAAATCCAAGACTGTTCCAAGAGCTTCACGCTTCCACAGGACGCACACTTGGGTTAAATGAAAAAGAAGCTGTTCACAATTAATGAATAGATTTTAAAAACGACATAATAAAAACGTCCGATATATTCGGACGTTTTTATTTTCTACTAGAAATTATACTTATCGATATTATCCTTCGTAAATACAACTCGTTCAGGAAGTACGATAATACCGTTTCCCTCCGCCTCATAGTCATACCCTTGAATAGAGTTTGGCTCTACTTTCACTTTGCCGATTCCTTTTACTTCAAAGCTATCCCCTACTTTTAATTTCTTCCCTTTTACAACAATTTCATTTGCAACATAAGTTGCGAGTGCACCTTGTTGTTTAACATCCCATAATCCGAATTGTTGTACTGTTCCTCGTTTTACATACTCACGCATAACGTTCGGTGTCGAAAACCCAGTTACGACTACTTTCTTATCCATTTTCAAATTCTCAGTTGCTTGCGCCATCGCTGGAAGTGCTGTTGCATCTGGACATATTACTGCGTTAATATCCGGATATGTTTTTAAAATACTCTCCCCTACTGATAAAGATTTCTGCGCATTATTTTCACCGTATTGCGTCGTTACAATTTCCCAATTCGGATATTTCTCTTTAATAATCTCTTTCGCCTTCGTTACCCATTGATTTTGATCTGTTACAGTCGGGCTTGAATAAAAGAATGCTACTTTTCCTTTATCTCCAATTTGCTTAGAAGTCATTTCAATTAATAAGTTTGCTAGTTGGTCTGGTGTACCTTGGCTAATATAAAACGAACGGTCTTTCGGATTCACATCAGAATCCCACGTTAATACGGTCATCCCCTTTTTCTTTGCACGTTGTA
Encoded here:
- the lsrB gene encoding autoinducer 2 ABC transporter substrate-binding protein LsrB produces the protein MKRKLGIVIIMCICLVGLIACSSQTADKKKADDVKFAFIPKLTGVGFFTSGGEGAKEMGDKLGVQVKYDGPSEASVSGQVKYINNFINQNYDSIMVSSTSVDGLSQSLQRAKKKGMTVLTWDSDVNPKDRSFYISQGTPDQLANLLIEMTSKQIGDKGKVAFFYSSPTVTDQNQWVTKAKEIIKEKYPNWEIVTTQYGENNAQKSLSVGESILKTYPDINAVICPDATALPAMAQATENLKMDKKVVVTGFSTPNVMREYVKRGTVQQFGLWDVKQQGALATYVANEIVVKGKKLKVGDSFEVKGIGKVKVEPNSIQGYDYEAEGNGIIVLPERVVFTKDNIDKYNF
- a CDS encoding DUF2332 domain-containing protein, with the translated sequence MLTREQIVNLFRNFSVNECKGSSDLYEYLAIKISEDEEVLTLASYAQPGQPIPNLLLGAVHYLLLKGKKHTLKRYYRSLVENADTNFEHAFHQFKDFCHEYREEIISLLQTKLVQTNEVRRCAYLYPSFCYIFNKVNKPLALIEIGTSAGLQLFWDQYRYSYGMEEVYGNTQSNVHLTSEIRGDNMPYLLKQSPPVLERIGLDLHVNDLNDDEAYLWLRALIWPEHKERLVLFDQAAELVKEQSVQLIEGDGVVLLPSIVDQIREDAVICIFHTHVANQIPEGVKHTLEKQIKEIGAKRDVFHLYNNMWDRDLHIDYYINGNEYCETVGETEGHGKWFSWMLGNESFC
- a CDS encoding DinB family protein, which codes for MQKRPEANEYNPYYSTYISLIPDGDIIHILEKQMKETNLLLKDISDSEGHFRYAPNKWSIKEVIGHIADTERIMVYRLLSIARGETAELPGYNDDMYVLRAAFDKQSMQDLLENLTVVRQSTIHLLKSLDKEAWLQWGIANNSEVTVLALTNIIAGHELHHCQLIKERYLGSKAYPAR
- a CDS encoding malate:quinone oxidoreductase — translated: MSNMQQKTDVILIGAGIMSATLGSLLKELAPEWEIKVFEKLANAGEESSNEWNNAGTGHSALCELNYTSEKSDGSIDIGKAVKVNEQFQLSRQFWAYLVKRNLIRNPQDFIMPLPHMSLVQGEKNVEFLKNRFEALSKNPLFQGMEFSDAPDTLKKWLPLIMEGRTSNEPVAATKIDSGTDVNFGALTRMLFDYLKTKNVELNYKHSVENIKRAKNGLWEVKVHDMNSGKIEHHTAKFVFIGGGGGSLPLLQKTGIPESKHIGGFPVSGLFMVCKNQQVIEQHHAKVYGKAKVGAPPMSVPHLDTRYIDNKKALLFGPFAGFSPKFLKTGSNLDLIGSVKPNNVLTMLAAGVKEMGLTKYLIQQVMLSHEKRMEELREFIPNAKSEDWDTVVAGQRVQVIKDTDAGGKGTLQFGTEVVSANDGSIAALLGASPGASTAVHVMLEVLEKCFPERILEWEPKIKEMVPSYGVSLTENPRLFQELHASTGRTLGLNEKEAVHN